TCCGAAATCTTGAGATAGGCATAGTGGCGCGGCGTGAGCTTGACGCCCTGCGGCGGCAGGAGATCGATATAGGGATCATGGCTCGGCGGCGCGGCCTCATGCACGGCGGCCATCACGCTTTCATAGGCCTGCGGGCCAGTGATGGCGAGAACGTTGGGATGTCTTTCGCGGATGACGTCGGGCTCGGCGCCAAGACAGCCGGTGACGATGACCCTGCCATTCTCCGAAAGGGCGGAGCCGATGGCGTTGAGCGACTCGTCGCGAGCCGAATCGAGGAAGCCGCAAGTGTTGACGACGACGAGATCGGCACCGTCATGCTTGCGCGCGATCTCATAGCCTTCGGCACGCAGGCGCGTGATGATGCGCTCCGAATCCACAAGGGCTTTCGGGCATCCAAGACTGACAAAACTCACGCGAGGAGCGGACATATAGGGTTTCCGGGCTTTTCAGGATTGGCGGCGCAGTACCACACTTATTGCGGCATTGGTATGGTCACGCCTTCAATGCGGCAAAACGCACGGCGATTGCCCTGCGAAACCGACTTTTCCAGTATGGTTGGTCAACCTCAACTGACCGCGTTGTTGACGTGCGGCCACACTTCCATCGCACCGCGATAGACCATGTCCACGGCGACATAGAGGATGATCAGCAGGCCGATATAGGCGATCCAACGATGGCGGTGCAGCAGCTTGGCGATAAAGCTCGCCGCGAGCCCCATCAAGGCAATCGACAGCACCAGGCCTATGATCAGCACCGTGAAATGGTCGCGCGCGGCGCCCGCCACGGCCAGCACATTGTCGAGCGACATCGACACATCCGCCACGACGATCTGCAATGCGGCCTGACCCAATGTCTTGCGCGGCCCCTTTGCGCTGGCAGTGGCGCCAGCCGAATTCGACAGCGCCTCGGTCGCCTCCAGCTCATCGGCGTGGGATGTGCGCAGCTCGCGGTACATCTTCCAGCAGACCCACAGAAGCAAGATGCCCCCGGCCAGCAACAGGCCGACGATGGCAAGCAGCTTGACGGTGATTGCCGCAAAACAGATGCGCAGCACCGTCGCCGCCAGGACGCCGATCAGGATCGCTTTCTTGCGCTGCTCGGCCGGCAGCCCAGCCGCGGCGAGGCCGATGACGATGGCGTTGTCGCCGGCAAGCACGAGATCGATGGCGATGACCTGGAGCAGGGCCGATATGCCTGCGGCGGTGAAAATTTCCATCGACTGGAAGCCCCTTGCTGTTCGCCGATTACCCGCGCCCGATAGGCGCACGCCCTACCGTGTACGATTGATACGCGTCAAGAGATTGCATCAATGCTGCAACCTTATCCCGGTTGCAAAATAGGATTGAAACAATTGCATTGCCAACACGATCGCAGATCATCGTGTCGAGAACAATCTAACTGCAGGATCTTAGTTGTAGAGATTGTATTTGGACCAGTCGGTTTCTGGAATCTCGTCGCCGATGCGGTAACGAAGGTTCAGAATCTCCATATGGTCCGGAGCCGTCTGGCACTTGAATTTCAGACGGTACCACTGCCCCTTGCTGCGAAACGCGGCGCCCGGGCTGCGGATTGCATCGGTGCCCATTTCGGGTGTTGCGAAAGCGTAAGCGACGACCCGATCCGCCTTGAATTTGTGATCGTCATGCGTGATCCGGTCGAGGACTTCGGCATCGCACCGCTGCTCAAGCCGGGTCTGCGGATCAAGTTTCATCAAGCCGGCGCGCAAAGCGCTGTCCATGGCCTGTGCCGGCAAAGCCAGTATTGTGGATGCCAGGGCGGCGATGAAAAGCTTTTTCATGGGCGAGACAAGCAGCATATTTTGTCGGAAAAATCAACCAAGGGCTGTTTTGAACGATTTCACCTTCGACAAGAAAACGAGCGAGCGATCTGTGCAGCTTAACCGTAAAGCCCGTTTGATTTCAATGGATTGCAGAATTATCCAATCAACCGGGTCCGGATGTACACAAAGCCGTCAGCGGCCTCGATCACGGATCTGTTCCACGCAACAGCACCCTGTGGCTGCAGGGGCGGGCCCTTCTATGCCACGGAAATTCATCGCCGTGGATACGCTGCCCGGCAAACCGACATCACGGTGTCGCGCAGCCAGCGATGTGCCGGGTCGGCGTCCGTGCGAGGATGCCACATCGCCGATATCTTGAATTCAGGCATCGGAATCGGGAGATCGAAGCTCTCAAGCCCCGCCGTGGCTGCGTGGCCAACACATGAAAGCGGCACGACCGCGACCAATTCCGATTGGCTCGCGATCCGCATCGCATCCGGATAACCGGGCACGATAACCATTATCTTCCGTCCAAGGCCAAGCGCCTCCAGAGCGTCATCGATCGGCTCCGTGACTTTGCCTTCCCGTGACGCCACGACATGGTTGCAGGCGGCATATCGTTCTGGCGTAACGCCCGCGCCAACCAGAAGCGGATGCCCGATCCGGACGACGCCGACATATCTATCGTAAAACAGGAACTGGGTGCGTATTTCCGGCGCGGACGTTCCAAGCAAGCCGATCTCAAGATCGATGAGGCCTTCCCGAAGCGGGCGCGCATCCTTGTCGGGCTTGGATACAAAACGGAGGCGGACGCGCGGCGCCGCTCGCGTTACGGCGGCAACGACGAGGCCGGAAAGGAACTCCAGGAACGCTTCACTGGCGCGAATGACGAACGTCAATTCGAGCCCGGCCATGTCGGCATCATTGATTTGCGGCCGGAGAACAGCTCGCACATCGCGGGTCAGCTCATGGACGCGATCGCGCAGCTCGGCGGCGCGGGGTGTCGGCACAAGCCCACGCCCGGCCCGAACGAGCAGGGGATCGCGTATTGCCGACCGAAGTCGTGTCAGCGTCCGGCTCATCGCGGAGGTACTCAGGCCAAGACGGCGGGCAGCGCCTGTGACACTGCCTTCGGCGAGCAATATGTCCAGCGCAACGAGAAGGTTCAGATCCACATCCGCGTCGTTCATCGATCGAGTCTATCTCATCTGCTTCGTCCGACACAGCGTTTGGTGCAACTATATTTTGATTTTGATGCGTCTGGCGCCTGTCGTGGGGCCGCTTATGTTTGTGTTGAACCTGACCAACGAGGACATTGTCCATGCCCAAGACCGCTTTGAGTGCTGCTGCCGGTACCATCCTTCTCATCGGCGCATCGCGCGGTCTTGGCCATGCCATGGCCGCCGAATTCCTGAAGAAAGGATGGGACATCGTCGGCACGGTCCGAGGCGGCGGAAGCCGAACCAAGCTGCACGATCTTGCTGACGAGTTCGAAGGCCGGGTCGAAATAGAGATCGTGGACATTTGCGAGCCGGATCAGGTCGCGGCGTTGCGTGACCGCCTGTCGGACAGGGTGTTCGAGATGCTTTTCGTCAACGCCGGCGTGACCAACAACCCGGCTGAAACGATCGCGGATGTGACGACCGACGAGTTCGTGAGAGTCATGGTCACAAATGCCCTGAGCCCCATGCGGGTTATCGAGAGCCTGGAGCAATATGTGCCTGCCACGGGTCTGATTGGCGTGATGTCATCCGGGCAGGGCAGCATTGCCAACAATGAAACCGGGCAGCGTGAGGTGTACCGGGGCAGCAAGGCGGCCTTGAACATGTTCATGCGCAGCTTCGCGGCCCGCCATTCGGGGACATCGCGTGCGATGGTAACAATGGCTCCGGGCTGGGTCCGCACCGAACTGGGGGGTCCGGATGGACGGCTGAGTATCGAGGAAAGCGTGCCGAGCCTGGTGAACGTCCTTCTGTCGAAGCAGGGAAAGCCTGGACTGGAATATCTCGACTATCTCGGCCGAACCGTCCCTTGGTGAAGCGGTGATTTCGAGCCAGGAAGCTGGTGGAAACCAGCGTTGCCGATTTAGATCGAAGTCGCGGGCTGCGCCCGACGATGATGAGGACGTCTAAGCTACACACTGAGGCAGCGGACAATTGAAAGCCGTCCTCCCGTTTGGACCGCTCAACCGTCAACGTGCGCCGCTTTGCTCCGCGATCTTCTCGCCGAACTGAATAGCCGCCCGGCATGGAATCCGACTTTTTGAGGCTTGCGTCGACACGGCGAGGACGGAAGCTCGTGCCCGTCGCCTTCAGTTCGATGATCCGAACGGCCCGGAACATTTGGACCCCTTCGCGCAGGCCACGCCAGCACGGTCAGCGTCCGAGCAGCAGGTTACTCAAAAAGCGCGGCGAACACTTCAAACGCGACGAAGCCCCAAAAGGCTACTGCAAGCAGGGCAGCAAATGTTACCGAGGGTCCAACTTCGCGCGCTGCATTGCGTGCCGCAGACAAAACACCCACGACCAACTCCTTGGCAAATGATCGCTATTCGACCGGCGCCGTATGCCGGGAACCTTCGCCGTGCATCCCCCAAATGGGGTAAGGGCCGACACAAAAGGGTCATCAGTGGCATTGTCGACAACGCCTACCTTCGAACCGGGCAGGGCAGGGCATGGTTATGAGACGCACACTTTTCGCGCTTCTGCCGCCGCTCAAAGGCCACCTTGGTCGCGACAACAGTCAGTACGACAGCTTCAAAAACGCTATCGCTCGAAGCATCCATGGGAGGCAACGACCTTAAGCGAATCGATTGACTGGAAGCGCCGGCACCTCATGAACCCGAAGCGGCCGAAGAAGGGGGCGCGGACATGGTGATGATCAAACGCGGATATTCGCGCTAGCAGCTGTCGTCCCCACCGCACAAACAAGTCAGGCGCCAAGTTAGGGTAAGACGATTTACCCAATGATACCAATCTCTTAAGAAAATACCTGGCGGAGGAAGTGGGATTCGAACCCACGGTGAGCTTGCACCCACGCCGGTTTTCAAGACCGGTGCCTTAAACCGCTCGGCCATTCCTCCTGGTGATCGTTCGATCACGAGTGCCCGCCCTGGCCGCCTGCGGGCAATCCCGCACGTTCAGATCAGTCGCGCGCCACTGCTCTAGTGTGCTCGGCAAAGGCCTGTCAACCGGCACCATCCGTACAAGCCTTGCGGTTGACAGCGCAGTGATGTGCTGGCCAACTGGTCGCGTGCGTTCTTTTCGGGGGAATCCATGAAGAAAGTCTACGAAAAGCCAGTTCTGACAAAACGTGAGAAATTGTCTTTGGTGACGGCGCAGTCGAACCAGTCGGGATCGACGCCGCAATAAGAGTCATGTGCTGACTTGACTTCAGACTGACCAAGGCTCGGCCGGCGAGGATCGTCATCGGCCCGCTCCGTTGGAATGCCGCGTGTTGTTCACGCTCTCAACGCCGGCGGCTGACGCGTCCGGCGTTCGCGGTAACAACGACGAGACAGGATCATATCTCCGTGGCAGATGGTTGGTTTAGACGGCTTGCAGCGAGTTGGCGGCTGCCGCCTCTACGCCGATGGCCGAAAAACCCTTACTTTTCAATTGGGTCGGCAGCGTGGCGGCGCGTCACAATCTTGCCCGGTTTCGGACACAATCGGTTAATACGCTGATAAACAATTCCTGCGCACAAAGGATAGGGGTTCAGGCGCCGTTAGCATTTAAGTGAGTGCATCGGCCCTGATGATGTTCAAGCAGCGATGTCTCTGTCGAGACTGTAGGGGACAATCGGAATATGCAGACTACGGCGCGCCCGCGTCTTCGCCGTGCTTCCGCTGTCGCGTTGTTCGTCGTGTCGGCCGCCATGCTGTCGGCCTGCGGGACACCGCAGCCGAAGGCCATGATCGACA
The nucleotide sequence above comes from Mesorhizobium shangrilense. Encoded proteins:
- a CDS encoding LysR family transcriptional regulator, with amino-acid sequence MNDADVDLNLLVALDILLAEGSVTGAARRLGLSTSAMSRTLTRLRSAIRDPLLVRAGRGLVPTPRAAELRDRVHELTRDVRAVLRPQINDADMAGLELTFVIRASEAFLEFLSGLVVAAVTRAAPRVRLRFVSKPDKDARPLREGLIDLEIGLLGTSAPEIRTQFLFYDRYVGVVRIGHPLLVGAGVTPERYAACNHVVASREGKVTEPIDDALEALGLGRKIMVIVPGYPDAMRIASQSELVAVVPLSCVGHAATAGLESFDLPIPMPEFKISAMWHPRTDADPAHRWLRDTVMSVCRAAYPRR
- a CDS encoding DUF930 domain-containing protein, whose product is MLLVSPMKKLFIAALASTILALPAQAMDSALRAGLMKLDPQTRLEQRCDAEVLDRITHDDHKFKADRVVAYAFATPEMGTDAIRSPGAAFRSKGQWYRLKFKCQTAPDHMEILNLRYRIGDEIPETDWSKYNLYN
- a CDS encoding TerC family protein, which encodes MEIFTAAGISALLQVIAIDLVLAGDNAIVIGLAAAGLPAEQRKKAILIGVLAATVLRICFAAITVKLLAIVGLLLAGGILLLWVCWKMYRELRTSHADELEATEALSNSAGATASAKGPRKTLGQAALQIVVADVSMSLDNVLAVAGAARDHFTVLIIGLVLSIALMGLAASFIAKLLHRHRWIAYIGLLIILYVAVDMVYRGAMEVWPHVNNAVS
- a CDS encoding SDR family oxidoreductase, translating into MPKTALSAAAGTILLIGASRGLGHAMAAEFLKKGWDIVGTVRGGGSRTKLHDLADEFEGRVEIEIVDICEPDQVAALRDRLSDRVFEMLFVNAGVTNNPAETIADVTTDEFVRVMVTNALSPMRVIESLEQYVPATGLIGVMSSGQGSIANNETGQREVYRGSKAALNMFMRSFAARHSGTSRAMVTMAPGWVRTELGGPDGRLSIEESVPSLVNVLLSKQGKPGLEYLDYLGRTVPW